One Streptomyces fagopyri DNA window includes the following coding sequences:
- a CDS encoding FUSC family protein codes for MRDVRDVWAVVGPQFRKWHQEPVVVQSVRSAAAASIAYVIAVRLSPEPAPLTAPLTALLVVQVTLYSTLTTGIRRVNSVVAGVVVAIGFSLLVGLTWWSLALLILASLAVGHLVRVSEFVPEVAISAMLVLGVTRVGDTAWARVLETLIGAVVGLGCNLLFAPPVWVGAAGQSIEDLARRVRQLMLRMGEEAAGRTPVEHATARLHEARRLDHDIVGVDAALRQAEDSLKLNPRVREGLLHRIVLRTGLDTLEICTVVLRVLARTLTDLAKERDPEPLFDPQVGAVMEQLLSEVADAVVSFAVLVTTDVSQNAESAETRLTAELTTASATRDKLAQLLLEGVQRDARQWHLHGAVLTEVNRILDELDTEHRSRRLMEELDRGAREQRERRPHLTRLRNRLRVPMPTRRSRNRRTASRRSL; via the coding sequence ATGCGAGACGTACGTGATGTGTGGGCCGTGGTGGGACCACAGTTCCGGAAGTGGCACCAGGAACCCGTGGTCGTCCAGTCGGTGAGGTCGGCCGCGGCGGCGAGCATCGCGTACGTGATCGCGGTCCGGCTCAGTCCCGAGCCCGCGCCGCTCACCGCACCGCTCACCGCGCTCCTCGTCGTGCAGGTCACGCTCTACTCCACCCTCACCACCGGCATCCGCCGCGTGAACTCCGTCGTGGCCGGCGTCGTCGTCGCCATCGGTTTCAGCCTGCTCGTCGGGCTGACCTGGTGGAGCCTGGCGCTGCTCATCCTCGCCTCGCTGGCCGTCGGCCACCTGGTCCGGGTCAGCGAGTTCGTGCCCGAGGTGGCGATCAGCGCCATGCTCGTCCTCGGTGTCACCCGGGTCGGGGACACGGCCTGGGCCAGGGTCCTGGAGACGCTGATCGGCGCGGTGGTCGGGCTCGGCTGCAATCTGCTGTTCGCTCCCCCGGTGTGGGTGGGCGCGGCCGGCCAGTCCATCGAGGACCTGGCACGGCGCGTACGGCAGTTGATGCTGCGCATGGGGGAGGAGGCGGCGGGCCGCACCCCCGTGGAGCACGCCACCGCGCGGCTGCACGAGGCGCGGCGTCTGGACCACGACATCGTCGGGGTCGACGCGGCGCTCCGGCAGGCCGAGGACAGCCTGAAGCTCAATCCCCGTGTCCGCGAGGGCCTGCTGCACCGGATCGTGCTGCGCACCGGGCTCGACACGCTGGAGATCTGCACGGTGGTGCTGCGGGTGCTCGCGCGCACCCTCACCGACCTCGCCAAGGAGCGTGATCCCGAGCCCCTGTTCGATCCACAGGTGGGCGCGGTGATGGAGCAGCTGCTGAGCGAAGTCGCCGACGCCGTGGTGAGTTTCGCCGTCCTGGTGACCACCGACGTGAGCCAGAACGCCGAGTCGGCGGAGACCCGGCTCACCGCGGAGCTGACGACCGCGTCGGCGACCCGCGACAAGCTCGCCCAGCTGCTGCTGGAGGGGGTCCAGCGGGACGCCCGTCAGTGGCATCTGCACGGCGCCGTCCTCACGGAGGTCAACCGCATCCTGGACGAGCTCGACACGGAGCACCGTTCACGGCGTCTGATGGAGGAACTCGACCGCGGCGCGCGTGAACAGCGCGAGCGCCGCCCGCACCTCACCCGCCTACGGAACCGTCTGCGGGTCCCGATGCCGACGCGCCGGAGCCGGAACCGTCGGACGGCCTCGCGACGTTCTCTGTGA
- a CDS encoding lactonase family protein has translation MSSGAGPARGAGGGWSRRRFVGALAGAVAATALPSPAAPRAEPARAATAPGVGSPPTAGAPSAAGSPSAGGSPAPTVRPLFLGTYTSVDGGGKGIGLATYDSATGAVTATGTVTGVADPSYLAVHPDHRTLYAVDERPEGGVTAVRLADDKVLGTRGTGGSGPCHLSVHPSGHWLLSANYGSGSVAVHPIDASGALGERTDLVRHSSPAPGPGQQGPHAHQFITGPDGSHVLAVDLGTDTVYSYRLDPSEGTLAEVSQAHTRPGAGPRHLTFHPGGRFAYLANEVDNTVVVCGYDRTSGRLSPGKAQSTGTGTGTNYPAQIVVTSDGAYAYLANRGANSLTRYAVEADGARLRLLDTVPVGGDFPRQLALSPDERLLFTANQRSGTVSVFHVDGASGGLRLAGKPFASPVAVCALPL, from the coding sequence ATGAGCAGTGGTGCAGGACCGGCGCGCGGCGCGGGCGGCGGCTGGAGCAGGCGCCGGTTCGTCGGAGCGCTGGCGGGAGCCGTCGCGGCGACGGCGCTGCCCTCTCCGGCCGCGCCCCGGGCCGAGCCCGCACGGGCCGCGACCGCGCCCGGCGTCGGGTCACCCCCGACCGCCGGTGCGCCGTCCGCGGCCGGCTCGCCTTCCGCCGGCGGCTCGCCCGCCCCCACCGTCCGTCCCCTGTTCCTCGGCACGTACACGTCGGTCGACGGCGGCGGGAAGGGCATCGGACTGGCCACCTACGACTCCGCCACGGGTGCCGTCACGGCCACCGGCACGGTGACCGGCGTCGCCGACCCCTCGTACCTCGCCGTGCACCCGGACCACCGCACCCTGTACGCCGTCGACGAGCGGCCCGAGGGCGGGGTGACGGCCGTACGGCTCGCGGACGACAAGGTGCTCGGCACCCGTGGCACGGGAGGATCCGGTCCGTGCCACCTGTCCGTACATCCGAGCGGGCACTGGCTGCTGAGCGCCAACTACGGCTCGGGCAGTGTGGCCGTGCACCCCATCGACGCCTCGGGCGCGCTCGGCGAGCGCACGGATCTGGTCAGGCACTCCAGCCCGGCTCCCGGCCCCGGCCAACAGGGGCCGCACGCGCACCAGTTCATCACCGGACCGGACGGCAGCCATGTCCTCGCCGTCGACCTGGGGACCGACACCGTCTACAGCTACCGGCTCGACCCGTCCGAGGGCACACTCGCCGAGGTCTCCCAGGCGCACACCCGTCCGGGCGCGGGCCCGCGCCACCTCACCTTCCACCCCGGCGGCCGCTTCGCCTATCTCGCCAACGAGGTGGACAACACGGTCGTCGTCTGCGGCTACGACAGGACGAGCGGGCGGCTCAGTCCGGGGAAGGCGCAGTCGACGGGTACGGGGACGGGGACCAACTACCCGGCTCAGATCGTGGTGACGTCGGACGGCGCGTACGCCTATCTGGCCAATCGCGGCGCCAACAGCCTGACGCGGTACGCGGTCGAGGCGGACGGCGCGCGGCTGCGGCTCCTGGACACCGTCCCGGTCGGCGGCGACTTCCCGCGCCAGCTCGCCCTCTCGCCCGACGAGCGGCTGCTGTTCACGGCGAATCAGCGCTCCGGCACGGTCAGTGTCTTCCACGTCGACGGCGCGAGCGGTGGCCTCAGGCTCGCGGGCAAGCCGTTCGCGTCACCCGTCGCCGTCTGCGCGCTGCCGCTGTAG
- a CDS encoding DUF2470 domain-containing protein, with the protein MGDRHVWTAAPAVAERARSVLAAAWSCAVTAEGGREELLGAHSVTGDGRILLRVPDDSALLAAAVCAPRGEPSAVLEFADVAPVPVRRRIRTRLWTAGWFTVGEGHLEFRASRVVLRDASGAVVVGLDEFADADPDPLASAEAALLTHLADAHPDAVERLTRLVEPESLHGAVRVQPLAVDRHGLTLRVERVRGDGDVRLAFHAPADDVSQLTERMHVLLTQASSTACPRALQRQRADGDG; encoded by the coding sequence ATGGGTGACCGTCATGTCTGGACGGCCGCGCCCGCCGTGGCCGAGCGCGCCCGCTCGGTGCTCGCCGCGGCCTGGTCCTGCGCGGTGACCGCCGAGGGCGGCCGGGAGGAACTCCTCGGCGCGCACAGCGTCACCGGGGACGGCAGGATCCTTCTGCGCGTGCCGGACGACAGCGCGCTGCTCGCCGCCGCCGTCTGCGCCCCCCGCGGTGAGCCGTCGGCCGTCCTGGAGTTCGCGGACGTCGCGCCCGTTCCGGTACGCCGCCGGATCCGCACCCGCCTCTGGACGGCCGGCTGGTTCACGGTCGGGGAGGGGCATCTGGAGTTCCGGGCCTCGCGGGTCGTGCTGCGCGACGCGTCCGGCGCCGTCGTCGTCGGCCTCGACGAGTTCGCCGACGCCGACCCCGATCCGCTGGCATCCGCCGAGGCCGCCCTGCTCACCCACCTCGCCGACGCGCACCCCGACGCCGTCGAGCGGCTGACCCGCCTCGTCGAGCCCGAGAGCCTGCACGGCGCGGTCCGCGTCCAGCCGCTCGCCGTCGACCGGCACGGCCTGACACTGCGCGTCGAGCGGGTACGGGGCGACGGCGATGTGCGCCTGGCCTTCCACGCGCCCGCCGACGACGTCTCCCAGCTCACCGAGCGCATGCACGTGCTGCTCACGCAGGCGAGCTCCACCGCCTGCCCCCGCGCGCTACAGCGGCAGCGCGCAGACGGCGACGGGTGA